The Dethiosulfovibrio peptidovorans DSM 11002 nucleotide sequence GAGACCTTGGAGACGCTGGAGCTGAGCCAGCGGAAGAATTCCTGGAAGTTGAGGTCCTTCAGCCTCAGGGGATTTCTGGCGGGGGAGAATTCCTTCAAGGTGTCGGTACAGGCGTTATCCCCGATGGCTATGGGAAAAACGGTAAGCTTGCCCTTATCCACCAGTGCGCTGGTTTTGGCCGCGGCGAGCTGCCAATCGTCGTTAGGCTTTCCGTCGGTCATGATGACCATCCAGGGCTGATAGTAGTCCACCCCGAGAGTGCGATAGAGCTCCTTGCGCTTCTCCAGGGACTCGAGGGCGAGGGATACGGCACCTCCCATCCTGGTCTTGCCTATGGCTTTAAGCTCGGGGATATCGCACTTTTCCAGGGGACCGAAGTCCACCTCCTGAGTTACCTCGTTGCTAAAAGAGATGACGCTAACCTCCGCCGAATAACGGGCCACATCGTCGTCCTTAAGGGACTTGAAGAAGAGCTCAACTCCACGGTTAAGCTCCTCTATAGGAGCTCCAAGCATCGATCCGCTGACGTCCAGCACCAGAGAGACCGGCACTCTGGGAGTGGGATTCTCCACCATTTCATTCTGATCCAGTATCATGTTGAGGCTTGCCATGTCGACTCCTCCTTTGAGTTTTTATAGGCTCTCTTGCCTTATATTTATTTTTTTAGAGACATCTCTCAGTGAACACAGGAGGCCTGAACGAAGGATCTGGAGACCTCTCTACAGGTCGGACAGGAGGCCGGGATATGGCCTCTCAAAACGCTGTCGGCCAGGAACTTGGGAGCCTCGTAAAGCTCTCCGCAGGAGACGCATCTAAGCGTCACGGAGGACCTGCAGTCGGGGCAATAGGTGGCCTTGCCACGACTGGTCAGATCCTCCGCGAGAAATAGGGGCATCCCGAAGGTTTTTCCGCAATGATCACACTGAACCATGACTTCCTGGCGGCAGTCATCGCAGTAACAGTCCCTTCCCCTCTCTTTGAGACTTTCCAGGGTTGGAGAGCTTACCTTGAAAGCCTTTCCGCAGAGGGGACAGACGTGATCGACCGGGTCCACTATCTTGGGCGAGGAGGGAAAGAGCTCGTCGGAAAAGTAGCCTTCCTCCAGACCACGACGGTAATCCATGAGCATCTCGAGCCACATAAGGGCAGAGAGGCGGTCTCCCCTGTTGAATACAGCCTCGAAGCCGTCTTTTATCGCCCTTGGAAGGTTGCTGAAGATATTGCGCCAGGGCCCGCGGGGAACGTTTTCGCTTCGTTTTTCTCCAACGGCATAGGGAAAGTTTCCGAGCCTTATGTTTTCGCCGGGATCTCCTCCACCTTGATGGGAATATGGAGGCTTGCCGGGAAGCAGGATCATGAAGATAAGGGTGGCCAGGGCGAATTCCTCATGAGCCTTGGTACGCAGGAAGAACTTGAAGTCCTTGCCCTGTATCTCAGGGGCGGTGAAATTCGCCGTTCCGACCGGGCAGGGATAGTTCTCCAGCTGATAGCTGTCGGTGTCCACGAAGTAGGCTTTTCCCGTCCGGTCCAACATTATGTTCTGAGGATTTATGTCTCCTAAAAGGACGTTTCTACCGTGAAGAGCACAGATCTTTTCCGTCACGTCTATGGCCAGATCGACCAGATTCCGCCTGGTCCATTCGGGAAAGTTTCTCTCGAAAAGGGGTTTGACGAAGAGGGCTTTATGAAGGGATATGCCTTCGGCCCTGTCCATGACGTATCCGACAAATCGACCGCACCCGTCCCTGAGGATGTCTCTGGGCCAGCAGATTCCGGTGGTGGAACATCCGGCATCCACCATTTTCTCCAGCTTAGGCTCCTGATAGGAGTGGAGTTTTTCCGGACGATAGATCTTGCAGACCCGACCGTCGTCGGCAAGCCAGCAGGTGCCCTCTCCTCCGCTGCCCAGGGAGGAGACCATGGTGATGTAATCGGAGCTGGTGTGCAGTACCGTTCCCTCCACGACCGGCTCGGGAAGAGCTTCCAGAGAAACGAACTCTACAGGCGAGGTCCCCATAGGAAATACGGAATCGGCAGAGGGTAGAGCAAAAGAGGGAGCTAGGGCCTCGTGGGAGACGAGCCTTTTTCCGTCGCTGGATATGCCAAAGGCGGCGATATCCCTTTTTCTATCCACCGAACCGATATCCCTGAGAGCTGTCAGATCTCGCCCGAGCTTTTTATCCTGGGTGATAAGACAGAGATCGTAATCGGTCATAAACCTGGTGAAGAGGTTTATGAAGAGTTGATCGGGGAAACGGTCTCCCGCCTCTCCCCTCAAAGAGAGCAACCCCTCTTTCTGGTAGGAACAGAGAATACGGTATCCCTCTCTGGCCAGCTTGCCCCTTCGGGTGTCCTCGTCTTTGAACTTGAGAAGTTCCTGCACCACTCCCCGAGGGACCACGACCTGAGCCCCCTCCTCCGCCAGTATCGGCGCCAAGACATCCATGAAGAAAGTCTGTGCTCTGCGATGCATGATAGCGCAGGTGTCGACGAAGATACGTCCACTGGACGTCATGTATTTCTCCAGCTCCACGGCGATTCCTCCTTTTATTTTTTGAGCGATTGCATCGGTCGCTATATATTTATTTTTTTAGAGACATTGTTGGAATAAAAAACGCTCCCTCGATCAGAAGACCGAGGGAGCGTTGAAAGGTATTATGAAGAGAGTGGCAACGATTTAGTGTCTACAGACAGTGCCTCAGACACAGCATATCAGAACCTTCTTTGATGGCTTTCTGGACGGCTCTGCGCACGATAAACCTCAATTCCCTGAAGTTACCGGGGTATTCCTTTTCGACCAGGTACTTTATGGCATCCAAGGATATCTTGGGAACTCGCTCGTCCGGATTTACATCTTCGTCCTGCAAGATCAGGCTAAGCAACAGTTTACGGTCTCCCTGTCTTTCTCTTATAGGGGGGACCTCCACCACATGGTCGAAACGGTGAAGAAGGTCGGCTCTAAACCCATCGTCTCCAGAGGAGACCCATTCTTTAAGGGGGCGATTCGTTGCCGCCACCAATATCACCGGTACAGGTATGGGCCTGTGATAGCCCACCGGTGTGATCGTTCCACCGTCCATGTAGGTTAGGAGCCTGGTCTGGTGATCCGACCTCATGTCGCCAATTTCGTCCAGAAAGACGACCTTGCCTACATTGGAAGGAAAAAATCCTAAGAGATCCTCTCCCTTTTTCATGCCGGAGTAAGCCCCTTCCACCGCCCCGAAGAGCATGGTGTCCACTAGATCGGAGGGAACGGCGGAGATGTTCATCGATGCAAATCCATCGTCCTGTCCGGGGAACAGGGCTTCGGCAATCCATCGAGCCAACAGACTTTTACCGGTGCCGGTCTCTCCCAAAAGAAGGATCGAGGGTACGCGAGGAAAGTCAGAGCCTTTTTCACTAAGGTAATTGGCTACAATCTCTATTTTTTGACCGTCTCTCTTGACGAACTTTTTTACCTCCTCTCTGTAAATACGGAGGCTGCAAAGGGCTCTCTCGTCCGTGACGGATCTCAGACCGGACTTAAGGTCGTCCATCAGTTCCTGGGTGGAGGGATCGGCACATAGGCTGAAAAAGCTAGGACCGGATCCCTTAGCTATCTTCGCCTTCCAGGCTACGCTTTTATAGAGGACCTCCTCTCCTGATTTTTTCCGTAATTCCGCCCTAAAAAGGGACGTAAGAGTGGATTGAAGCCTGGCCAACTCGTCCAGGTCCCTGTCCTGTTGGTCGGTGAGCCCCAGGTGGCTTTGACGAAAAATACCTACCACGGAGGAATATATGTCACCGTGGAGCTTCTCTACAGAACCGTCCCAGGAGGAGTCCTTCAAGACGACGATCACCGACAGTGTCTTTTCTCTCTTGCCTTTCAGGCCATCCAGAAGTTCGGCGGGGAAACCCATTGCTACGGTGGCCTTTTTCGGATCGTCCACGATCTCGAAATCGACCTCTTTCATCTCTTCTCGACGGGAAACGCTCAGCAAACATCTTTCTTTCCACTCTGCCACCAGAGTCTCCAGCCCTCTTTTTACCGCCTCATCTCCGCACAAAAAGACCTTGAAAAGAGATGCGCTCCTAATTCTCGCCATTTAGCTCTCTCCTCAGACGTTTTTTCCAGGAATCGAAGATCTTGCACCTAAAGTTCTTCAGCTGGTCTTGAGACCTTCCGTAGCCGAAAGGGGCAAAGGGGTTGCCTTCATCCTCGATAAGCTTTGAGTTCAACTTCGCGTGGCTCCATCCTTTTTTAACGAAAGTCACCAGGTCGTTTTTGATCATAGTTTGATACTGTTCGTGCAGCATCCATCCATCGACCGCACCGTCAGGCGTTTTCGTCCACGAGACCGATTGATCCAAAAAAGATCTCTCGTTCGCTCCGTTTTCTTCGCACCATTTGGGAAGCCATTTCCTGCGAAACCAAAGCCAGTCGGCCACTTCCGGTAAGCCTCCGCCTCGGTAAGATCCGAAAAAGGAAGCTACCGTCATTAGACACCTAGTTGATCCGGGAACGAGAATCGTCATTCTATTCCAAGACGGTATAGCGTTGGTTCCCAGCCAGGTCGGGGCGAATATCCCAGATGCGTTCCAAGGGGCAGGTTGTCTTTCTTCGCTCTCCATCCACGGAAAATATCTCCTGTAGTTCTCGGTAGACCACTCTATTAGAAGACGAAGGCTCTCGCCCAGCCCCTCCTTGTACGGATCTCCTCCCCTTCCTGCATGACACCAGACTAGCTTTTCTCCCGTCCAGATCCAGACCGGACGACAATAGGCGTCCAGTTTATTCGAGAGATAGAAGGGGTCTATTTCCTCTTCACAAAAATCTGTAACTTCGTCGTCAGACCGATCGTTCAGATCTACGTCGACATCCTGAAGCTCTTCCTGGTCTCGTTCTTCCCATAACTGCTCTATTAAATCCGACATGTCGTCATCAAGACAGGCAGCCAACTCGGATTTATTGAGGTACTGCCAGGCGCTGGCTCTGTTTTCCGCATTTACGGCAAGCTCTGTTTTCTGAGAGGTTTTAGTCCTCTGCCTGCTCTGTAACCTCATAGCGCCCATTTCAAGAACCTCCCTTCGCCCAATCTTGATCCAGCATCACCTGGGCCTTCAGTCCCGACATGGATTCGCTTCCACCTTTTAGTAGGATGTCGTCGATCCTCTCGTAGGCCATAGCCGCAAGGGCTCTATTCTCACGGTCCGAGGCCCATGAGGATAGTCCTTTCGGAGCTCTCAAGGCCAGTTCGAAGAGGACGAGACGCTGAGGAAGCTCCTTGAAACGGTTGGATCTCTCTCCGTCTTCCGAGCCTGGGTCGGTCAGGACCTTGTCCAGTAGGTCTCTGTATCGTTCGGACAGGTCTCTTATAAAGCCTTCCTTTTCCTCTTGGAACAGGTTCACGTCGGACTCGACCTTTTTTACCTCGTCGGACAATAACCTTTTGCCTGTGATCAGCAACCGTCTCAAATAGCCTATAGGGTCGCCCTCCACGCCCGATCCGACGTCGTGGAATCTCTTCATGGCTAGCTGGGTTCCTCTTTCGCCTATGCCCATGGCGGCGTTTAGGCCAACCGGCATACCCACCGGCACAGCTTCATCGCCGACTCTGCCGATATCGGCACCGACGCACCGGGAGCACACTCCTCTTTCCGACTGAGCACAGGTGATGGGGCTGGCACAGGAGGCTATGAGGACCGGACCTTGACCTATGTTTATCGTTTTAGAGACATCCTTTAGCCTATCCAGGTCTTCAGCAGTGATCGGTTTATCGAAATCCACAAGATCGATACGTTCTTCCGCTTTTTGGCCGATCCTGTAACACCAGCGACCGAGCAGGACCGACTCTAGGGCACTACCTACGTCATCCCCGGGGAATATCTCCGGAGATTCCCAGAGACAGCCTCCTTTAGGCTTCAGATGATGGCCCTCGGGAAAAGTGTAGTTTATCGAAAGCCTACGTTTCTCTTCGCCAACGGCCTGAACGTATATCTCCATTCGACCCTCCGAACCGCAGTCCTCCGATTCGGTCAAGGTATCGTACAGTCCTTCCGCCAGCAGCCGGGAGAGGTATCCTGCCTGAGCAGTGGCGAGTTTTTTGTCCCCCATAGAGTCTCTGGAGGCGTAGCTGTAGACGAAGAGTTCGTCGTCGGACAGGCCGGTCCAGAAACAGCCAGGAATCCAGCTTTCGTGGAGAGGTTTGTAGAGGATCGGATCAGGCTTTTTCGGGCTAGGCTTTTTCTTACCTTTAGCCGCCATATCTTCTTCGTCAATAGCTGGCGCAAGTTTCTCTGATGTCCTTGAGTAGATATCCTGAAGGCCGATAAAGCCGCACATATGACGAAGATCCGAGGGCTTCCCTTTGGCTTTGCTCAGGACCATTCTACCTAGGTGAGAGTTTGAGTGGCTTTCAAGCCATCTCGAGATCACCCCTTCAGCGGCTTTTTCGCACTTTTGATATTTTGCCTTAAGCTCTCCAAGCTCCTGTTGGGTTATCTCTTGCGGGGTGTAGTCCTCGGTCTCCTCCAGACTACGGGCCTCTTTCCTGTTTTCCTCTAGTTCAACAAACAGGGCATCCAGCTCGTCTGGAGGAAAGCTGCAACACCCCGTCGAGGCGGCACAGATATCTCGTTGTAGCTTCCCAAGATGGATCCACCAGTCTGGATCGTCCTTCACCATGGCGTTTACCAGGTCACCTAAGGCTGTTGCGTAGTCCTTCGATTTATCCTCCACGTCCTCGACAGGATAGCAGTAGCCCAGGTATTCTTTCTTTGTCTCCCTGTCCAGAGCGCTCCATCCCAGAGCCAAATCCAGACCGGAGGCTATCATAAGCTTGCCGTCTCCGATGCGGCCGGGAGTGGCCTTCAACGTAAAATCGCTAAGGTCCTTTATCCAGGGATATTGGGGCAGATACACCGCCATGGTGTCGCCGTCAAAGTCGGCGTTAAAACCCTCTGTGACCATTGAGGGAATGGCCATGGCCTGTTCCTCCCATACGGTCCACTTGAAGGCCTGAACGGAGTGGCGGTGCAGGCTCGGCTGACGGATCAGGATACACCACAGGGGGCCACTGGCTTCCAATGCGGTGTTGATCATCTCCGCGGCCTCTTTAACCCTGACTGCGTCTCCACTGTGGGCTTTTTTACGAAGATCCTTTAATTTTCCCTCCAGGCCAAGTATATCCAGGCCGTTGTGGCCCTTCAGGAGTTCCACCGCCATCTGGACCGGCAGCCGGACCTCGTCCAGAGCCAGCTCCGGACGGCTTACTATGACCGCCCTTCCACTGTGGTCGGTCCTGTGGCCCAGAACGTGCCTCCGGAGGATTCCTCTCTTGCCTTTGACGCAGTTGGAGAGGGTCTGCCAGTATTTTTCGAGAGTGCTCAATATCGAATAAGCCCTCTCGAGGGAAACCGACTTGCTCCCCGTCACCTTGCCGAACTCGGCCATAAGGGCTCTGTAGCAGTTCGCCAGGGCTTCCTGCCCTATCAGGGTATCGCGATCAAACGGTATACCCCAGCCACCGTCAAGTCCCTTAACTGTACATAGGGACAAAGCCATGGGAGAACAGGGCATCTTAGGCCGAGATCTCTCCTCCTCATTTTTTATGACGACATTATTTGCTGCAGGGAGTTCATTAAGGACACCGAGTATAGGATGGATCGAGTCTCCATCGAGCGAGGCCAGAGCCTTCTGCATCTTATCGAGGGCGCTATTTCGCCAGTCGACAGTCATCCTACCGACGATATCCTCGTTACTGAGACAGAGAGCTACGATTTCCGAGACGGCCGATTCTTTTTCTGAGTTCTCTCTGTCCATGAAGGTTACGACCCCTCGAGAAAGACCGGAGTTATCCACATCTCCGGAGTTCAGAAGGGATTGGGCAATCCTACCGGATAAGGAAGGTTCACGGTCCTTTCCGGACAGTGGTCTCTCCCATACTACCCCGTGTTCCTTTTTCTTCGATTTAAGCCCTGCAAGCCACAGAAGCTTTTCCAGGGCATCCATGGTGAGTGCCTGGCCGTCTTTCTGTCTTTCTCCCGAGGCCCTAAGGCTGGACAGGAGGTCCAGGGCGTGGCTGTCCAAACCGTTTTCGGAACATAGTGGGCCTCTGCTGAGGATGGCCCAGTTCTCCATCTCTCCGAGCCTCTGTCCAGCTTTGGCTCCGCCGGAGGTTGGCTGGCCGATGAAACGGTTGGAGGGGCCGTCGGTCCCCCGGGCCTGGAGCTTTTTGTCCACGTGATGGACTAGCCGGGAGATGTACTGATAACCGCAGAAGGCCCGGACCTCTTTCTCCTGGGCTCCTTCCCTATACCGGACGGGGAAGCCGCTGCCTTTGTCGGTCTCGTCACTCAGGCCAAGCTTTTTGAGGATCGTCAGGACCGTGTTTCGCCATTCTTCTCCACGGTAGAGACCGTCGCGTTTTACCTCGTCGTCTATGAGGCCCCATTCCCGGGCCTTCAAGGCCAGGCCGTGGCCCATCTCCAGTATCTGGCCCAGGTTTTTACGGCCTACTATGGAGCAGGGGGAAATGATCAAATCCACCGTCTCCACACGTTCCGTACCGTCGGGGCCTTTCAGGACGACCTTAGGCATGGCATCGTCTTCCTCTATTTTTGTGACGACTCCTTTGTTGCCGTTCCTTCCGGTGATTTTATCCCCAATCCTGAGGGGCCTGACGATGTCGAACTCGTAGACAATCTCGACCTTGGTCGGTATCGAATCCTTTCGTTTTCTATCAATGACTGATTTTACCGACACATTGACCAGTGTCCCAGGCATAAACCACGGATAGGAGTGGCTCTTTTCACCAGCTAAATATCCG carries:
- a CDS encoding sigma 54-interacting transcriptional regulator gives rise to the protein MARIRSASLFKVFLCGDEAVKRGLETLVAEWKERCLLSVSRREEMKEVDFEIVDDPKKATVAMGFPAELLDGLKGKREKTLSVIVVLKDSSWDGSVEKLHGDIYSSVVGIFRQSHLGLTDQQDRDLDELARLQSTLTSLFRAELRKKSGEEVLYKSVAWKAKIAKGSGPSFFSLCADPSTQELMDDLKSGLRSVTDERALCSLRIYREEVKKFVKRDGQKIEIVANYLSEKGSDFPRVPSILLLGETGTGKSLLARWIAEALFPGQDDGFASMNISAVPSDLVDTMLFGAVEGAYSGMKKGEDLLGFFPSNVGKVVFLDEIGDMRSDHQTRLLTYMDGGTITPVGYHRPIPVPVILVAATNRPLKEWVSSGDDGFRADLLHRFDHVVEVPPIRERQGDRKLLLSLILQDEDVNPDERVPKISLDAIKYLVEKEYPGNFRELRFIVRRAVQKAIKEGSDMLCLRHCL
- a CDS encoding vWA domain-containing protein, encoding MASLNMILDQNEMVENPTPRVPVSLVLDVSGSMLGAPIEELNRGVELFFKSLKDDDVARYSAEVSVISFSNEVTQEVDFGPLEKCDIPELKAIGKTRMGGAVSLALESLEKRKELYRTLGVDYYQPWMVIMTDGKPNDDWQLAAAKTSALVDKGKLTVFPIAIGDNACTDTLKEFSPARNPLRLKDLNFQEFFRWLSSSVSKVSQSIPGEKVELDLKGLEGWASL
- a CDS encoding RNA polymerase Rpb2 domain 6 — encoded protein: MKVDPDKDKIKIDKIVERLKTVVERCRSDVLSPFLEVNDFQVLEELNGGAVMAPISIKASAHGIDIERTVTMILPIGSKVAALDDDRSQWSLAMVGRKRTQVKKKKGENFDEETRNDTYLTSLTNKDVPDLEKLEIYSPWWSNLEYSIKRAERALKKLSESKKKVPEDKLKKDMLVILCKLESNLNSFWTSRSVRSGLVKALPLDDSNSLRCLELERQVTMASKVKTNGRVRLPHKSHKNRLCPFHTPESEKIGLQLFMTATAHQGDGGKGVELAEDGEEQSLFSVAVGMVPYPHHSDGPRLMMGGKNLKQAEQNIEGGEPSLVPGYIEGARGKKIEALEGHLDEAGRFKPYLGVNALVAVMPWKGLTYEDGLVVSRSFAEKLKMKPKKQPTGKIYELKNEMLPKAGVKEFSELIEKIEEQVRDLAGKKKKTYIFDKPLPLPGYLAGEKSHSYPWFMPGTLVNVSVKSVIDRKRKDSIPTKVEIVYEFDIVRPLRIGDKITGRNGNKGVVTKIEEDDAMPKVVLKGPDGTERVETVDLIISPCSIVGRKNLGQILEMGHGLALKAREWGLIDDEVKRDGLYRGEEWRNTVLTILKKLGLSDETDKGSGFPVRYREGAQEKEVRAFCGYQYISRLVHHVDKKLQARGTDGPSNRFIGQPTSGGAKAGQRLGEMENWAILSRGPLCSENGLDSHALDLLSSLRASGERQKDGQALTMDALEKLLWLAGLKSKKKEHGVVWERPLSGKDREPSLSGRIAQSLLNSGDVDNSGLSRGVVTFMDRENSEKESAVSEIVALCLSNEDIVGRMTVDWRNSALDKMQKALASLDGDSIHPILGVLNELPAANNVVIKNEEERSRPKMPCSPMALSLCTVKGLDGGWGIPFDRDTLIGQEALANCYRALMAEFGKVTGSKSVSLERAYSILSTLEKYWQTLSNCVKGKRGILRRHVLGHRTDHSGRAVIVSRPELALDEVRLPVQMAVELLKGHNGLDILGLEGKLKDLRKKAHSGDAVRVKEAAEMINTALEASGPLWCILIRQPSLHRHSVQAFKWTVWEEQAMAIPSMVTEGFNADFDGDTMAVYLPQYPWIKDLSDFTLKATPGRIGDGKLMIASGLDLALGWSALDRETKKEYLGYCYPVEDVEDKSKDYATALGDLVNAMVKDDPDWWIHLGKLQRDICAASTGCCSFPPDELDALFVELEENRKEARSLEETEDYTPQEITQQELGELKAKYQKCEKAAEGVISRWLESHSNSHLGRMVLSKAKGKPSDLRHMCGFIGLQDIYSRTSEKLAPAIDEEDMAAKGKKKPSPKKPDPILYKPLHESWIPGCFWTGLSDDELFVYSYASRDSMGDKKLATAQAGYLSRLLAEGLYDTLTESEDCGSEGRMEIYVQAVGEEKRRLSINYTFPEGHHLKPKGGCLWESPEIFPGDDVGSALESVLLGRWCYRIGQKAEERIDLVDFDKPITAEDLDRLKDVSKTINIGQGPVLIASCASPITCAQSERGVCSRCVGADIGRVGDEAVPVGMPVGLNAAMGIGERGTQLAMKRFHDVGSGVEGDPIGYLRRLLITGKRLLSDEVKKVESDVNLFQEEKEGFIRDLSERYRDLLDKVLTDPGSEDGERSNRFKELPQRLVLFELALRAPKGLSSWASDRENRALAAMAYERIDDILLKGGSESMSGLKAQVMLDQDWAKGGS